The Chlorocebus sabaeus isolate Y175 chromosome 18, mChlSab1.0.hap1, whole genome shotgun sequence sequence TGAATCATCTGACACAAACATCTTCaacttctcctttctctcttgcaGTATTTCTGTCCTCACTCACCCTCCACTTTCCTCCTATTCAGGAACAAAtcacttccttcttttctgaaACAAACAACTTCACCAGCCTATCTGGTCTCATTCCCTCCCCATCAGCGGTATCtcttttcttccatcttcaaTTTCTAGTGCCTACTAaactttaccttttcttttctagaaattaGCTCTCCACCcttgaaaaaaagaatactttaaaTTCGGTTGCTTAGTTCaaccaatatcccttttcctttcttgcaGTATCACAATTCTCAAAAGAGATTATTGTCTATTTTCAGTCTTACCAACTCTTCTGAACCACTGGAAAGGAGAGTCCACAGGTaacatctctctctcttgccctcctCTGTCATTCCCCCTAATTCCACCATCAGCTTAGTTATCACCCTCTTTTGGCTCCCTGCAGCATCTGCTAGTCACCTGTTCCCTCTCCTGAAACACTGCTGCTTTTATGATGTTTGAACCATCTGGGCGCTCTGTAAGTAGCTCCTCTTTTCGAACTCCTTTTCCTCCCCCATTCCAAAACGTTACTATTTCACAATCCCGTTTATTTTCCAAAAGACCTCCCTTGGAGGCGATGTTATGCCTTGCCCTATTTTCAATCATATTTTCACAGATTATTACATTTTGTTCAATTCATGTGTCAActgtattctgtttttttttgtttgttttgagacggagtctcgctgtgtcacccaggctggggtgcagtggccggatctcggctcactgcaagctccgcctcccaggtttatgccattctcctgcctcagcctcccgagtagctgggactacaggcgcccgccacctcgcccggctagttttttgtattttttagtagagacggggtttcactgtgttagccaggatggtctcgatcttctgacctcgtgatccgcccgtctcggcctcccaaagtgctgggagtcacCTGTATTCTTTCATCTCTTTTGCCCTTTAATCCACTCTATACAGTACAGACACCGCCCTGAACACCGTTCTAGTCATGTTATATGTGAATAGCCTGCACTGATGATTCAATGCATTGCTAACACGTGAGCCTGGTATTTGACACTCTCCACAACCTAACTCACTCTAACCAGCCCCTTGGCCTAGTTTCTGGCCAGCCAAGATGTTGGGCCAATTCCGAGCTTGCCCTGAACCCCGCCCCGCTGTGCCTCGGCTCCTGCCGCTTCCTACGCGGGAAACCCGTGGCGCTGCTCCTCCTGTGTCAGCATCCAGCACGCGGCCATGCGCAGCTCGAGGGCAGAGTCCACAACTAAATTCCTACGAGCTTCTCCTGCCCCGCACTCCACTCGGACCCCTCCGCAGCACCTGGCGTCCTCGGCATTCCTGGGCAGGACCCGTCCCCGCCCCAGCCCTCCCGCAGCTCCTAGGACTGTCGTCTTCGCAGTCAGCACGTCTGCGGTGAGCGTGGTCAGCTCCTCTTCCTCTCAGAATGTAGAGATCATGGGTTCTCGGTGTTTATTTTTTCGATGGTATTTTCTCTATGGTATACCAGCCTGCGACAGAACGAGGAAAAATATGTTTGGATATATacgtatatttttatatatttaaaaaatatatcgaatatataattatatttaataagtaTCTTATGCTCCCCACCCTTTCAGCAGCGCGTCGACCGTTTGGATTCTGCGATGCCCCCGCCAGGTCTGAGCCGGACCCGCGCCCCTACTCGCGAGACCCGATCCGCGCCCGCCACAGAGCTGCGGTCCTCCGGGCTCCTAGAGGGGCGTCCCTCTCCCCTACTTCCGGCGCGCGTGCGGCAGGACGTTGCTCTCCCTCCGGGGGGTGGGTGcctcccgcctcccgcctccGGTAGAGCGAAGGGTGAGTGGGGTGGTTTAGCAGGCCGGTCCTGGCTGCTTCCCAAAACCGCCCCTATCCCGCATCAGGTCTCCGCGCCGCCTATCTTCGACCCCTCGGCCACAGGCCGGGCCTCGGCTGTGTCTGGGGTCCTGCCCGCCGCTCCGTAGGTCAATCCCGCCATCCGTTTTCACTTGCCCGCTCAGCCACCCGCCTCTTCGGTCAGCTGACGCCTCAGGCGCTTACCCAGCGTGTCCTGTGTCGGGTTGCAGGCTCAGGAGTCCGACACGCGCCAGTGGGTTCCTTCCTGCCACTTCTCACGCAGCGCTTTTGAGACGGGCCTCGACCTGCCTCTTGACTCCCCGAGACTGGGCTAGATCTTTTCTCAGTCACTCTCGGAACACCTTCTGCCTTCCCCTTTGTAATTTTTGTCACAATTAAATTAGGTAATGCTTTCTGTTTAACGTCTGCCTCTCTCTACTGTTTTTACGTTCTGTAATGGCAAAGACGCTGTCTTGTTCTAACTCTTTGGTCAGCACCTGGCACAAATACCTGCACAAATAGGCACTCAAATATcaaatgtgaaaaaaacaaaGGCCCTCTTCTGAAGGGCTCTTTGATTTGGTGGGGAGTCCAGATATGAAAAGGCATTTTAGCAGAGTAGGCGTCTAAGTaaggactctggagtcagatggTTTTTAAACAGTCCAGACTACATCACTTATAAGCTACATGACCTGGAACAAATTACATAACTTCTCTCGTCTTCAATTGAACGGTTGAACTTACACCATAGAGTGCTCTGAAGATGAAATAAGACACTTAAAGCTGGTAGACAGGGCCTGACTCTGTAATGAAGCCTGAGCGTTTTCTATTACAATTAAGCAAACAGATACATTATAGTATCTGTTACATTATAATGCAGATTATTATAATAACAGTGATGCTGCTACAGTCAGAATTGTCCAAAAGTACCCTGGAGTTTCCATCTGGGTTGCTTGGGCTAGCATTGGGGACTGACTTTCTCCCAAAGGGAAGGGCTGTACCTAAGCTCACGTTGGctagaaggtttttgtttttacttttaaaaaaactggTCAGAAGAATGTGATCAGATTTACAATCTGTAAAGATCACTGTGGTTACAATGTAGATAACAGACTGATGGGGACTGAGTGAATGTGGGGAGCCAGTTGATGAGTTCTTGTGCAGTGTGACAGGATAGTTGCTGGGATGAAGATGGTTGCAAGATGGGGAAGAGcagattcttgaagagaaagtaaaATCAACAGGatttaaaggaaggaaggaggtggGGGAAAGGGCCATGTTAGGAATGCTGCCACATTTCTGGCTATGCAGCCAAATGGATGTTCCTGCTTCTTGAGAGGGACCCCTGGCAGAGGAGTAGGTTTAGGGTGGGAAGAATCACGAGTTGGTTATGCATTTGCTGAGTTTGAGGTCCTTTTGAGAAATGCAAGAGTAGTTATGGTGGGAGTGAAGAACCGTGGGTaataggtcaggagttcagataGGACGTCTAGACTGGATGGTAACCGAAGGTTAGAATGAGGTGGCCTAGGAGGAAAGTAGAGAGTGACAATAGAGGACTTAGGGCTCATTGATGGACTGATGTAGTGGAGGCTGGACCTGTGAAGGAGATGGGGAAGGAGCAGAGGTCAAGTCTTTATGACCAAAATCTCCCTTAGCCACATACCCATGGAGGACTAGTTGGTGAGGCATAATATTTACAGTAAAATTGAATAATATATATTGAATTTAAAAGGCAAGGTACATAACATAGACTAATGGTCACTAACTGAAGAACATACATTAATGTGATGTAGCTCTTGAGAAATGCTATGTACACATCCATGCACAGATCTGACAATGCATTGGTTGTcacaaaatttcattaaaaacttttattttcctattacCCTGCTCAGTGTAAGatgaaatttttgaaattctaTTGTCACATAATAAGAACTAAAAAAATGTgtgtagtattttttctttttttaaataaggatggggtctcactctgtcacttaggctggagttcagtaaaGCGATcatgctcactgtagccttgacctcccagtctcaagcagtcttcccaactcagcctcctgagtagctgggaccacaggtgaatgccactacacctggctaatttttaaatgttttggggGGATGGGATcttaccatgctgcccaggctggtctcaaacttctggactcaagtgattcttctgcctttggcctcccaaaatgctgggattacaggcatgagccactgcgcttggtcTCTAGTATTTTACACTAAAAAATTAAGAGGAGAAATATCCCCAGGTTTCTTGTGTTTAGATGTGTATGAAAAATCTATTAATATCTAGCAAAGCACAGCTTAGGAGATGCTGCTTTGTAGGCATCTCAGACCTAACTTTCTTAATGAATAGCTCAGCAAATAGCACCATCATCCTTTAGTCACAAGGGCCAGCCACAAACTTGAGTCCTTGACCCCTCTCTCTTTCAAACCCTTATACAGTGTGTCAAGTCCTGTCAAATCTcccatctttttgtctttttcctcccATGGCTCAGTCTCTCACTGTCTGTCTCCTGAATGGTTGCAACAAACACCTTCCCATGTCTTCTCCACACCACACTCTGGGTGAGCACACAGACCTTCCAGCCATCACTGTGGCCATGCGGATCAAATGCAAACTCTGTAGTACAACCTCTCAGACCTCCTCTCTCACCATTCATTAACTATACCCCAGGGTCTGGCACAGCACCCTGACCCATGGAGATTCTGACTCAGGAAGTCTGCTTTGGGGTTCCTGATTCATGGTTGATTTTGAGCCATAGTCAGAAGTGACAACCATTAGTCTGGTCTCCCCAGACTACCTTCAGTTTCCTCAGTGGGCCACATTCTCTCATACCTGTTTTCTCTTTGCCTGAGTGACTTTCCTCTCCATCTCACTCAGCTCACTCAGACTCTGGGAGATGTCTCCTCCAGGCAGCTCTTTCTAGCTCTTCCCATCCCTCTCTCCTTGGTCTTGGTCAGTCATCTTTCCCTTTTGCTACCTTGCCTACTTCGCTCCGTCCTTGGATTTATCACTGTGTTTACCTATTGTTTTACCATAATAAACTAAGAGTCCTTTGGTACAGATCTTTTAATTCTGAGACTGCTCTTTAGTACACTATCTAGCACACAGTAAATGCTGaagtatttgttgaaataatacatttttctttgtacTGTTTCAGAACCTTGTGACTTAAAAGTCAAGAataatttttccttatttctaCATTCACCTTGCCCATTCTCCATGATCCCTTCCTAACATTTTTGCCATCATTTCTAATTTAGTATCAACCAAGATTGTCCTGGGCATCAACCCATTCTGTAATAAATAGAAGTAAAAAGAGCAAGTACTGTAGAGTTGAGCAACCTGGGTTCATGTCTTGACTTTGCTATTTACCAGTTTGTAGTCTTAGACAAAACTTGGCTTTTAagaaccttggtttcctcatttgtaaaactgaGGTGATAATACCTCGTGGTGTTATTGTCAAGCTCCAGTAAAATAGTATTTGTAAAGTGCTTGGCCCATAGTAGGTGTTTATTAAGTGTGAGTTCCCTTCTTTTGGGATGCCCCATAGCATAATAGAAAGAGCTAAAAACTTTGGTTGCAGAGCCCGCTTCTGCTGCTCACTGGCTGGCTATCTTTGGTCAACTTATGACTCAGTATCCTCGTTAGGAAAATGGGCATAATTTTGATTGTCCTTACAGAGTTGTTAGGAAAAGCATATAACATTTATGTTAAGTATTCAGCTAGTGCTTAATAAAATGGTCGTTATTTCTGAGATGTAACCATATACTGTAgtgtttttcttgctttctatAATCTACAAGCACTATTTTATTATCCCTAATGTTGTTCCTAATAGTATTAGTAAAGGCCAAATTGATTTTGGCCAtactaacatttttctttcacatccTGAAAAAATCCTGAGTCGTCTCTAAATGTATCATTTATGTGGAAGTGCCCTGTTAATCAGTTTTCTTTACAGCACTATGCTCCCTGGCAACTGGGCTTCAAAAACCTGTGTTTATATTCCAAGTACCTATTTTCCCTGTGTAATGTGACCATTGTCTACCCTCAGGAGCATCCTGAGGAGTTGGAATTCAGAAGGAATCTCTCAGACGCAAATCTCCATCTCCTCCCTGCCTCACCTGGGCAGCCTTTTCAGACTATCTCTGCCCAG is a genomic window containing:
- the LOC103222543 gene encoding uncharacterized protein isoform X1 produces the protein MRSSRAESTTKFLRASPAPHSTRTPPQHLASSAFLGRTRPRPSPPAAPRTVVFAVSTSAQRVDRLDSAMPPPGLSRTRAPTRETRSAPATELRSSGLLEGRPSPLLPARVRQDVALPPGGGCLPPPASGRAKGEWGGLAGRSWLLPKTAPIPHQVSAPPIFDPSATGRASAVSGVLPAAP
- the LOC103222543 gene encoding uncharacterized protein isoform X2; translation: MRSSRAESTTKFLRASPAPHSTRTPPQHLASSAFLGRTRPRPSPPAAPRTVVFAVSTSAQRVDRLDSAMPPPGLSRTRAPTRETRSAPATELRSSGLLEGRPSPLLPARVRQDVALPPGGGCLPPPASGRAKGSGVRHAPVGSFLPLLTQRF